A genome region from Lusitaniella coriacea LEGE 07157 includes the following:
- a CDS encoding ABC transporter ATP-binding protein: protein MSVLLDVRNLETRFFTQDGIVNAVNGISFEVKEGETVGIVGESGSGKSVSMLSITRLLASPPGKITGGIALFQGRDLLQLEEKEMRKIRGGQIGTIFQDPMTSLNPVLRIETQLTEAMTSHLGMTRREAKQRAIELLEMVGIPGAKQRIRNYPHQFSGGMRQRVTIAIGLSCNPQLLIADEPTTALDVTIQAQIVELVKRLKIEIGMAVIWITHDLALLAGLAERIIVMYAGQIVEVAPLDRLYQNPRHPYTIGLLQSIPPLNAPQGSRLPSIEGLPPDLIRYPQGCPFAARCPFVVARCQEEDPNLEPVAEGHAVACWVKPTSS from the coding sequence ATGTCAGTCCTCCTCGACGTTCGCAACCTAGAAACGCGCTTCTTTACACAGGATGGAATCGTCAACGCAGTCAATGGCATTTCCTTTGAGGTCAAAGAAGGAGAAACCGTCGGGATTGTCGGGGAATCCGGTTCCGGGAAAAGCGTGTCGATGCTCTCAATCACGCGCCTACTTGCCTCTCCTCCCGGCAAAATTACCGGGGGTATTGCGTTGTTTCAAGGACGCGACCTCCTGCAACTAGAAGAGAAAGAAATGAGAAAAATACGGGGGGGTCAGATTGGAACGATTTTCCAAGACCCAATGACCTCCTTAAACCCCGTATTGCGGATTGAAACGCAATTAACCGAAGCGATGACCTCCCACTTGGGAATGACCCGCAGGGAAGCCAAACAAAGAGCCATCGAACTGCTGGAAATGGTAGGAATTCCAGGCGCAAAACAACGCATTCGCAATTACCCTCATCAATTTTCCGGCGGAATGCGCCAGCGCGTCACCATTGCAATAGGACTCTCCTGTAACCCCCAATTACTCATCGCCGACGAACCCACAACAGCCTTAGACGTAACGATTCAAGCGCAAATTGTGGAGTTAGTGAAACGCCTCAAAATAGAAATCGGCATGGCGGTGATTTGGATTACCCACGATCTGGCATTGCTTGCAGGATTAGCAGAACGGATTATCGTGATGTATGCAGGACAAATTGTTGAAGTTGCGCCTTTAGATCGACTCTATCAAAATCCGCGCCACCCCTACACCATTGGATTATTACAAAGTATTCCACCCTTAAACGCGCCTCAAGGTAGCCGTTTGCCGTCCATTGAAGGATTACCCCCCGATTTGATTCGTTACCCTCAAGGCTGTCCCTTTGCCGCACGTTGTCCGTTCGTAGTTGCGCGCTGTCAAGAAGAAGATCCAAATTTAGAACCCGTTGCAGA
- a CDS encoding DUF389 domain-containing protein yields MQRVWQLVRNQGLGAIPILKLRESLLQDSKLTQSFLVLIVSSCLIATLGLIVNSAAVIIGAMIIAPLMLPLRGFPFAALEGDTKLLQASMASIGVGTLFAIACSWAVGLIVGLPEFGTEVLSRTQPTLIDLSIAVVAGGVSGYAKIRPAIGDAIPGTAIAVALMPPLCVVGLSLSQGDWIGAKGALLLYLTNLIGINLACLAVYVFSGYARSNELGRTLSWGVSVALIFALIIPLGISFAQLINQGRANQSIEEILVNRSLINRPDIEIVHSDVNWREKPPSIMLSARTEKPVTADEVALVEELLKTELNRSFKVIFNVTPSQIVESSNPG; encoded by the coding sequence ATGCAAAGAGTTTGGCAACTGGTGAGAAACCAAGGACTGGGTGCAATTCCCATCCTCAAGCTCAGAGAATCTCTCCTTCAAGACTCAAAGCTCACTCAAAGTTTTCTCGTTCTGATCGTTAGCTCCTGTTTAATCGCCACCCTAGGACTAATCGTTAACAGTGCAGCCGTCATTATTGGAGCAATGATTATTGCACCCTTAATGCTTCCCCTGCGCGGATTCCCCTTCGCGGCATTAGAAGGAGATACTAAGCTATTACAGGCGAGCATGGCTTCCATTGGGGTTGGAACCCTATTCGCGATCGCGTGTTCTTGGGCAGTTGGATTAATCGTGGGTTTGCCAGAATTCGGCACCGAAGTCCTCTCTCGCACCCAACCCACCCTCATCGATCTCTCCATCGCCGTCGTTGCCGGAGGCGTGAGCGGTTATGCCAAAATTCGCCCCGCTATTGGCGATGCCATCCCCGGAACCGCCATTGCCGTTGCCCTCATGCCCCCCCTGTGCGTCGTCGGTTTATCCCTCTCTCAAGGGGATTGGATTGGCGCTAAAGGAGCCTTACTCCTTTATCTAACCAACCTCATCGGCATCAATCTTGCCTGTCTAGCAGTTTATGTCTTCAGTGGATACGCCCGCAGCAACGAACTCGGTCGTACCCTATCCTGGGGCGTTTCCGTTGCACTGATTTTTGCCCTAATCATCCCCCTAGGAATTAGTTTCGCTCAACTCATCAATCAAGGACGTGCCAACCAATCCATCGAAGAAATTCTCGTCAATCGTTCCTTAATTAATAGACCCGATATCGAAATTGTTCATTCTGATGTCAATTGGAGAGAAAAACCACCCTCGATTATGTTGAGCGCTCGCACGGAAAAACCCGTAACTGCCGATGAAGTCGCATTGGTCGAAGAATTGCTCAAAACCGAATTGAATCGCTCCTTTAAAGTAATATTTAATGTTACGCCCTCTCAAATTGTTGAATCTTCCAATCCTGGATAG
- a CDS encoding DUF4346 domain-containing protein, giving the protein MPLTLSELTAIDDKLSQRFIELDPSGYFIIYIDREKRLICAEHYTNDINEKGLAVDPETGEPFPCDEKLARKPTATFTGRTAKEIGIKITEQAQPYPISKLDHALYLGREFARAEIALIESQEYIQD; this is encoded by the coding sequence ATGCCTTTAACACTCTCAGAACTTACCGCGATCGACGATAAACTTTCCCAACGGTTCATCGAACTCGATCCATCGGGCTATTTTATAATTTATATCGATCGCGAAAAGCGCCTAATTTGTGCCGAACACTACACCAACGATATCAACGAAAAAGGTCTAGCCGTCGATCCCGAAACCGGAGAACCCTTTCCCTGCGATGAAAAATTAGCACGCAAACCCACCGCAACATTTACCGGGAGAACGGCAAAAGAAATCGGCATAAAAATTACAGAACAAGCCCAACCTTATCCCATCAGCAAATTAGACCACGCCCTGTACCTAGGACGAGAATTCGCGCGCGCAGAAATCGCATTAATTGAGAGTCAGGAATACATTCAGGATTAG
- a CDS encoding Mov34/MPN/PAD-1 family protein, with translation MLEIHPHHLQILRPHAERTYPEECCGLLLGTRNRDRKILIDVIPTENSWNQEAAQSFREISGSKEREASKNRSFSIAPKEMLRVQKEARDRALDIIGIYHSHPDSPAIPSEFDRAIAWSTYSYLIISVPQGQAGELLSWTLDDHHQFQPEELRFVDR, from the coding sequence ATGCTTGAAATTCATCCCCACCACTTACAAATTCTCCGTCCTCACGCCGAACGCACCTATCCCGAAGAGTGTTGTGGTTTGTTGTTGGGAACGCGAAACCGCGATCGCAAAATTCTCATAGACGTGATTCCCACAGAGAATAGTTGGAATCAAGAAGCGGCGCAATCTTTTAGAGAAATTTCCGGATCAAAAGAGCGAGAAGCGAGCAAAAATCGAAGTTTCAGCATTGCACCGAAAGAAATGTTGCGAGTCCAAAAAGAAGCGCGCGATCGCGCGTTGGATATTATTGGAATCTATCACTCCCATCCCGACTCCCCTGCAATCCCCTCAGAATTCGATCGCGCGATCGCTTGGTCAACCTACTCCTATCTCATCATTTCCGTCCCCCAAGGACAAGCCGGAGAACTGCTCAGTTGGACCCTAGATGACCATCATCAATTTCAACCCGAAGAACTGCGATTCGTCGATCGTTAG
- a CDS encoding DUF6745 domain-containing protein → MKKFSLLTPEQEELISQYQEKWQDIQLSTEPIDRQRAENAVKEAYSAMRKKIPEIVFCDSPHAAMKLKAQSSKASQPKKAIAQPTNSEHIRFSSPTFLRFWAIFFGLIWSVVISVIMLLVISIGRKVTQARDSLSRLQKSLSQSTAKQWKKKFESLTPKNLNTQEIVEQSVQGFSAVFPDLQERLGEQEPEDLKDSFTTTATNVEQQLSWLPAKKTLFRWWFGNVFISTTLAKIQGTNHHPVDAQIQMRLLAEMPKLFQQNPAVFMPQSAAIASIGLDFSTSVLNFSIDEKKWQALQSLVRECGWIFSFRRQLVICDRARKINLDDENRLHAEGEPAIQFADGFSIYAHHGVTLPEKYGQLHPEQWEAKWLLEERNAELRRVLIQGIGYARLCQDLDAIELDSWEEYTLLKIENDVDVEPIHLLKMTCPSTAYIHAARVPPNVQSAREAIRWVNWDTDPEAFSQQT, encoded by the coding sequence ATGAAAAAATTTTCTTTACTCACTCCTGAACAAGAAGAACTCATCTCGCAATATCAAGAAAAGTGGCAAGATATTCAGCTTTCCACCGAACCTATCGATCGCCAGCGTGCCGAAAATGCGGTTAAAGAAGCCTATTCTGCGATGAGGAAAAAAATTCCTGAGATTGTTTTTTGTGATAGTCCTCACGCAGCAATGAAACTTAAGGCGCAGTCATCAAAAGCGTCACAACCGAAAAAGGCGATCGCCCAACCCACAAACTCCGAACATATAAGATTTTCTTCTCCGACTTTTCTAAGATTTTGGGCGATCTTTTTTGGACTTATTTGGAGTGTAGTTATTTCAGTTATCATGTTGCTTGTTATTTCCATTGGGCGAAAAGTAACTCAAGCACGCGACTCTCTCTCTAGACTACAAAAATCGCTCAGTCAATCTACCGCTAAACAGTGGAAGAAAAAGTTTGAATCTCTAACTCCTAAAAATCTAAATACTCAAGAGATTGTCGAGCAAAGCGTTCAAGGTTTTTCTGCGGTTTTTCCCGACTTGCAGGAACGGCTTGGCGAGCAAGAACCTGAAGATTTAAAAGATTCGTTCACAACTACTGCAACGAATGTAGAACAACAGCTTTCTTGGCTCCCTGCAAAAAAAACATTATTTCGCTGGTGGTTTGGAAATGTTTTTATTAGTACAACGCTGGCAAAGATTCAAGGAACTAATCATCATCCAGTTGATGCACAAATTCAGATGCGGCTGTTGGCAGAAATGCCCAAATTGTTCCAACAAAACCCTGCTGTTTTTATGCCTCAGTCTGCTGCAATCGCGAGTATTGGGTTAGACTTCTCCACTTCCGTCTTAAATTTCTCGATTGATGAGAAAAAATGGCAAGCATTGCAATCTCTGGTGCGAGAGTGTGGCTGGATTTTTAGCTTCCGTCGGCAGCTTGTCATTTGCGATCGCGCCCGTAAAATCAACTTAGACGACGAAAACCGCCTCCACGCAGAAGGAGAACCCGCTATCCAGTTTGCCGACGGCTTTAGTATTTATGCCCATCACGGCGTAACATTGCCCGAAAAATACGGACAGTTGCATCCCGAACAATGGGAAGCAAAATGGCTGCTAGAAGAGAGAAATGCAGAACTAAGGCGCGTTTTAATTCAAGGAATTGGCTACGCGCGATTGTGTCAAGATTTGGATGCCATTGAGTTAGATTCTTGGGAAGAATATACCCTACTGAAAATTGAAAATGATGTGGATGTCGAACCCATTCACTTGCTTAAAATGACCTGTCCGAGTACGGCTTATATCCATGCAGCGCGGGTTCCTCCTAATGTACAATCGGCACGGGAAGCAATTCGTTGGGTCAATTGGGACACCGATCCAGAAGCGTTTTCCCAACAGACTTAA
- a CDS encoding Rpn family recombination-promoting nuclease/putative transposase produces MNFINPKTDFAFKKIFGSPESKGILISFLNALIYQGESIIEDLEIIDPYLAPQITGLKDTYLDVKAKLNDGSLVIIEMQVLNVESFAKRILYNAAKAYSLQLNAGEGYRFLKPVIALTITDFIMFEESNSLISHFIFKEKDNNFTLPEGELSLVFVELPRFAKDSNHLDSLTDKWIYFLKSSNTLESVPTTMVDVPEIQQAFRKADRANLSPQELEDLEKREIFIQDQKGIIVQAKKEAKKEGLIEGKMEGKMEKAIEIARKLLDVLDDETISQTTGLSLEEVRTLR; encoded by the coding sequence ATGAATTTTATTAACCCCAAAACAGATTTTGCCTTCAAAAAAATATTTGGTTCTCCTGAAAGTAAGGGAATCCTGATTAGCTTTCTTAATGCTCTGATTTACCAAGGTGAATCGATAATTGAAGACCTAGAAATTATCGATCCTTATCTTGCTCCCCAAATAACCGGATTAAAAGATACTTACCTGGATGTTAAAGCCAAGCTCAATGATGGTTCTTTGGTCATTATTGAGATGCAGGTTCTTAATGTCGAATCCTTTGCCAAGCGGATTTTGTACAACGCCGCTAAAGCCTATTCGCTGCAACTAAACGCAGGGGAAGGCTATCGCTTCCTTAAACCGGTGATTGCTTTGACAATTACCGACTTTATCATGTTTGAAGAATCGAATTCATTGATTTCTCATTTTATATTTAAGGAAAAGGACAATAACTTCACACTTCCTGAAGGCGAATTAAGTTTGGTTTTTGTTGAATTGCCGCGATTTGCAAAAGATAGTAACCATTTAGACAGTTTGACCGATAAATGGATTTACTTTCTGAAAAGCTCAAATACTCTAGAATCGGTTCCCACAACAATGGTAGATGTACCGGAAATTCAGCAAGCTTTTCGCAAAGCAGATCGAGCAAATTTATCTCCCCAAGAATTGGAAGACTTGGAAAAGCGAGAAATCTTCATTCAGGATCAAAAGGGGATAATTGTTCAAGCTAAAAAGGAAGCGAAGAAAGAAGGGCTAATAGAAGGAAAGATGGAAGGAAAGATGGAGAAAGCTATAGAAATTGCTCGAAAATTACTAGATGTATTAGATGATGAAACAATTAGTCAAACAACGGGTTTAAGTCTTGAGGAGGTAAGAACATTACGTTAA
- a CDS encoding molybdopterin molybdotransferase MoeA has translation MLNAQEAEALILELVCPLHRERDGETVDLGVARDRILAATVASQLDFPHWDNSAMDGYAVRYADVQDCPVVLEIVEEIPAGVQPEKSLQSGQAARIFTGSVMPNGADTIVIQENTQRDRDRVTILQSPQFQEFVRQRASFYNAGNPLLSPGIAIGAPEMAILAAAQCTQLEVYRRPRVAILSTGDELVTPDSPLQPGQIVDSNQYALSTFVAQNGALPLPLGIVRDRAEQLKQTIAQAIISADIVLSTGGVSVGEYDLVDRILGELGGELHIRSVAVKPGKPLTVATFPHQKHPCLYFGIPGNPVSALVSCWRFVQPALKKLSGLSNYQPQWIIARSRDELRGAVKRETYLWGQLTFLEGKPEFALARGSKSSGNLIDLAQTTALARVPLGEKFIPTGEEVRVMLI, from the coding sequence ATGCTGAACGCTCAAGAAGCTGAAGCGTTGATTTTAGAGCTAGTTTGTCCCCTTCATCGAGAACGGGATGGGGAAACAGTCGATCTTGGTGTGGCGCGCGATCGCATTTTAGCTGCAACTGTCGCCAGTCAGCTCGATTTTCCCCATTGGGATAATTCTGCAATGGATGGCTATGCGGTACGCTACGCAGACGTGCAGGACTGTCCTGTGGTGTTGGAGATTGTCGAAGAAATTCCCGCCGGAGTTCAACCGGAAAAATCGCTGCAATCGGGACAGGCGGCGCGCATTTTTACGGGTTCTGTGATGCCGAATGGGGCGGATACAATTGTTATTCAGGAGAATACTCAGCGCGACCGCGATCGCGTTACGATTCTTCAATCGCCTCAATTTCAAGAATTCGTCCGTCAGCGCGCTTCTTTTTACAATGCGGGAAATCCTTTATTATCACCAGGAATAGCGATTGGCGCGCCGGAAATGGCGATTCTAGCCGCCGCACAGTGTACTCAGTTGGAGGTGTATCGTCGTCCTCGCGTGGCGATTTTATCAACGGGAGATGAGTTGGTTACGCCGGATTCTCCACTGCAACCGGGACAAATTGTAGATTCCAATCAGTATGCCCTCTCTACTTTTGTGGCGCAAAACGGGGCATTGCCGCTCCCATTGGGGATTGTACGCGATCGCGCAGAACAACTCAAACAAACAATTGCGCAAGCGATTATTTCCGCAGATATCGTTCTCTCAACAGGTGGCGTTTCGGTGGGAGAGTACGATTTGGTCGATCGCATTTTAGGAGAATTGGGGGGAGAATTGCATATTCGTTCTGTTGCGGTGAAACCGGGAAAACCCCTTACCGTTGCCACCTTCCCCCATCAAAAACATCCTTGTCTTTATTTTGGCATTCCCGGCAATCCGGTTTCTGCTTTGGTGAGTTGCTGGCGCTTTGTGCAACCTGCGTTAAAGAAATTGTCGGGATTGAGTAATTATCAACCTCAATGGATTATCGCGCGATCGCGCGACGAATTGCGCGGTGCAGTTAAGCGAGAAACCTATCTGTGGGGACAACTTACCTTCCTTGAAGGAAAGCCAGAATTCGCCCTCGCCAGGGGAAGTAAAAGTTCCGGGAATTTAATCGATCTCGCCCAAACAACTGCCCTAGCAAGGGTTCCGCTAGGAGAGAAGTTCATTCCTACGGGGGAAGAAGTGCGAGTAATGTTAATTTGA
- a CDS encoding GUN4 domain-containing protein: MANWAFVIGINTYQRLQSLSCAVRDAEAMCEFLEKAQFDQIFYFSDNSPEILAADGSYQSTQPTYANLYSFLVDFFSVPCLGDGDNFWFFFSGHGVRHEGRDYLMPCDGNPRAVENTAIPLNYVTERLRGCGADNVVLFLDACRNEGAKTGLGIGGEKQKGVITIASCSPSEKSYEIEELGQGAFTYALLEALRIQGESNCATVERLCSHLRLRVKEINREYKKPRQIPYSIVEPATKYHYILLPDYIRPNESDIAALREDAFEAEAEGNLILAKQLLRRVWMLDPGNSRVINAYERVVTKLGQQSTKPSPQPPSPSPSGAGSKATPVTPPPKPEAEKPAPPAKEIEPLDTVELKSEKGADYTKLRELLRAKKWREADKETTKLMLEVSGFAKESLLNFKFIKKIPCAELQTIDELWTKASGGRFGFSCQKCIYQEEKKNWECFGDRVGWKVNDNWLYYNDLTFDLSAPKGHLPIVYGVQGVQWTYRVGWAREAFSSIFSHVKACEAYESDPLNAVELKSEKGADYTKLRELLRAKKWKEADEETARVMLEIAGRTNEGWLNPNSIEKFPCADLQTIDRLWVQASNGRFGFSVQKRIYQFCGGILDGQYYEEAWDKFGDRVGWRVNKNWLYYEDYIFDLSTEEGHLPTARDYVRSRSREIPPNYIKFRGEGYYHNIWKDPSCVIQCWQIWGLIQKQEASLW, encoded by the coding sequence ATGGCAAATTGGGCATTCGTTATCGGCATCAATACCTATCAACGCCTGCAATCCCTCTCCTGTGCGGTGCGAGATGCAGAGGCGATGTGTGAGTTTCTCGAAAAAGCGCAGTTTGACCAAATTTTCTACTTTTCTGATAATTCTCCGGAAATTCTTGCAGCCGATGGTTCCTATCAATCCACGCAACCCACCTATGCCAACCTTTACTCGTTTCTTGTAGACTTCTTTTCTGTACCGTGTTTGGGTGATGGGGATAACTTCTGGTTCTTTTTTAGCGGACACGGGGTTCGTCACGAGGGACGCGATTACTTGATGCCTTGCGATGGCAATCCAAGAGCGGTTGAAAACACAGCCATTCCCCTCAACTACGTTACTGAACGCCTGCGCGGTTGCGGTGCGGATAATGTGGTGTTGTTTCTCGATGCCTGTCGCAATGAAGGCGCAAAAACAGGTTTGGGAATTGGTGGGGAAAAGCAAAAGGGCGTAATTACGATTGCCTCGTGCAGTCCCAGCGAGAAGTCCTACGAGATTGAGGAATTGGGACAAGGCGCGTTCACCTATGCGTTGTTGGAGGCGTTGCGGATTCAGGGGGAAAGTAATTGCGCGACGGTAGAACGGTTGTGCAGTCACTTGCGGTTGCGAGTGAAGGAGATTAATCGGGAGTACAAAAAACCCCGGCAAATTCCCTATTCGATTGTTGAACCAGCAACCAAGTATCATTACATTCTGCTTCCCGACTACATCAGACCAAATGAGAGCGATATTGCGGCATTGAGAGAAGATGCGTTTGAGGCGGAAGCGGAAGGAAATTTAATTCTTGCCAAGCAACTTTTACGCAGAGTTTGGATGCTCGATCCTGGGAATTCAAGGGTTATCAATGCTTACGAGCGGGTTGTTACGAAATTGGGACAGCAGTCTACAAAACCATCTCCTCAACCTCCAAGTCCTTCTCCTAGTGGCGCAGGAAGCAAAGCTACACCTGTTACTCCTCCTCCAAAACCCGAGGCTGAAAAACCAGCTCCCCCAGCGAAAGAAATCGAGCCGTTAGATACGGTTGAATTGAAGTCGGAGAAAGGCGCGGATTACACTAAACTTCGGGAATTGTTGAGAGCAAAGAAATGGAGGGAAGCAGACAAAGAAACTACAAAGTTGATGCTTGAGGTTTCCGGATTTGCAAAGGAAAGCTTGCTCAATTTTAAGTTCATTAAGAAAATTCCGTGTGCTGAACTGCAAACGATTGACGAACTCTGGACGAAAGCGAGTGGTGGACGCTTTGGCTTTAGCTGTCAGAAATGCATTTATCAAGAAGAAAAGAAAAATTGGGAGTGCTTTGGAGATCGGGTCGGATGGAAAGTGAATGATAATTGGTTGTATTACAATGACTTGACTTTTGACCTCTCAGCACCCAAGGGACATCTACCGATTGTTTATGGTGTTCAAGGAGTACAGTGGACCTATAGAGTCGGGTGGGCGCGTGAGGCTTTTTCGAGTATCTTCTCTCACGTTAAGGCTTGTGAAGCGTACGAGAGCGATCCATTGAATGCTGTTGAGCTGAAGTCAGAGAAAGGTGCGGACTACACCAAGCTGCGAGAGTTGCTGAGAGCGAAGAAATGGAAGGAAGCAGATGAAGAAACAGCGAGGGTGATGCTTGAAATTGCAGGACGCACCAATGAAGGTTGGCTTAATCCTAATTCCATTGAGAAATTTCCTTGCGCCGACCTGCAAACAATCGATCGACTCTGGGTACAAGCGAGTAACGGGCGCTTTGGCTTCAGTGTCCAGAAACGGATTTATCAGTTTTGTGGTGGAATACTGGATGGTCAATACTATGAAGAAGCCTGGGACAAGTTCGGAGATCGTGTGGGATGGAGAGTGAATAAAAACTGGTTGTATTACGAAGATTATATCTTTGACCTCTCCACAGAAGAGGGACATCTCCCAACCGCAAGAGATTATGTAAGGAGTCGCAGCAGAGAAATACCCCCTAACTACATCAAGTTTAGAGGGGAGGGATATTACCATAACATATGGAAGGATCCTTCTTGCGTAATACAATGCTGGCAAATTTGGGGTCTAATTCAGAAACAGGAAGCGAGTTTGTGGTGA
- a CDS encoding Pepco domain-containing protein — translation MEQNNETSPKIWIVTAEPAQTVTGDKGSNSSNPWNPKATAIKAVNSVQVSVEKLEDNMSEFLALVGGIFKQAAQEAENRSGMHLDEVELSVEITGDGDVKLMGTGIGVEAKGAITLKFKRAENS, via the coding sequence ATGGAACAAAATAACGAAACCTCCCCAAAAATCTGGATTGTCACCGCAGAACCCGCACAAACCGTTACAGGTGACAAAGGTTCAAATTCCAGCAATCCCTGGAACCCAAAAGCAACAGCAATCAAAGCCGTCAACAGCGTTCAAGTGAGTGTTGAGAAGCTTGAAGACAATATGTCGGAATTTCTTGCGTTGGTGGGCGGGATTTTTAAACAAGCCGCCCAAGAAGCCGAAAATCGGTCGGGAATGCACTTGGATGAAGTAGAATTGTCCGTCGAGATTACGGGCGATGGAGACGTTAAACTGATGGGAACAGGCATCGGCGTGGAAGCCAAGGGTGCAATTACACTGAAATTCAAACGAGCGGAAAACAGTTAA
- a CDS encoding Uma2 family endonuclease, giving the protein MSAISTILNLPPLESGDRLTRYEFERRYWAMPSTKKAELIEGVVYVASPVRTTRHGRPHAAIIGWLFVYKATTPGVDLQDNATVRLDADNEVQPDALLRLEVGGTSSISEDDYIDGVPELIAEVAASSASYDLNDKFNAYRRNGVKEYLVWQSYENRLDWFRLREGRYVALEPDEQGIIRSEAFPGLWLSVAALQREDLGEVLGVLQEGLQTSEHREFAAGLNA; this is encoded by the coding sequence ATGTCGGCAATATCGACAATTCTCAATCTTCCCCCTCTCGAAAGCGGAGATCGTTTAACCCGCTACGAATTCGAGCGTCGCTATTGGGCAATGCCCTCAACGAAAAAAGCAGAATTAATTGAAGGAGTGGTTTACGTGGCTTCCCCTGTACGCACAACTCGTCATGGTAGACCCCACGCTGCCATTATTGGTTGGCTTTTCGTCTATAAGGCGACAACTCCCGGTGTCGATTTACAGGATAATGCAACCGTGCGGTTGGATGCGGATAACGAAGTGCAACCCGATGCGCTTCTGCGCTTGGAGGTGGGGGGAACTTCGAGCATTAGCGAGGATGATTATATCGACGGCGTACCGGAATTGATTGCAGAAGTGGCAGCGAGTAGCGCATCCTACGACCTCAATGATAAATTCAACGCTTACCGACGCAATGGAGTCAAGGAGTATCTCGTATGGCAGAGTTACGAGAATCGCCTCGATTGGTTCCGCTTGCGAGAAGGGCGATATGTGGCATTAGAACCGGATGAGCAGGGAATTATTCGCAGCGAAGCGTTTCCGGGGTTGTGGTTGTCGGTGGCGGCGTTGCAGAGGGAAGATTTGGGGGAGGTGTTGGGCGTTCTTCAGGAGGGATTGCAGACATCGGAACATCGGGAATTTGCAGCGGGTTTGAATGCGTAG
- the clpS gene encoding ATP-dependent Clp protease adapter ClpS translates to MSKELSYPIKMMATSPTIAPTQSRQVVRKPYPNYKVIVLNDDFNTFQHVAECLMKYIPGMTSDVAWNLTEQIHNEGQAIVWTGPQEPAELYHQQLSRAGLTMAPLEAA, encoded by the coding sequence ATGAGTAAAGAACTTTCTTATCCCATCAAGATGATGGCAACAAGTCCAACAATTGCACCAACACAGTCCCGTCAAGTTGTTCGCAAGCCCTATCCCAACTATAAGGTGATCGTCCTCAACGACGACTTCAATACATTTCAACACGTTGCCGAGTGCTTAATGAAGTATATCCCAGGGATGACAAGCGATGTCGCCTGGAACCTCACCGAACAAATCCACAACGAAGGACAGGCAATTGTTTGGACTGGCCCTCAAGAACCCGCAGAACTGTATCATCAACAGTTAAGCAGAGCAGGCTTAACAATGGCTCCCCTAGAGGCAGCTTAG
- a CDS encoding DUF2103 domain-containing protein has translation MSRSSEGRLVWNHSTHLAGLIPILERLIKHHGIRTVTPGVIGRAKGHIPQLKLRISVPIRGGFKVIARQGKTVQEVFIITNLNQTELEGAIAQAIK, from the coding sequence ATGAGTCGTTCGAGTGAAGGAAGATTAGTTTGGAATCATTCAACCCATCTTGCTGGGTTGATTCCTATTTTAGAGCGGCTGATTAAGCATCACGGAATTCGCACCGTTACGCCGGGAGTTATTGGAAGGGCGAAAGGTCATATTCCTCAACTCAAACTTCGCATTTCCGTCCCCATTCGTGGCGGATTCAAAGTGATTGCGCGTCAAGGAAAAACCGTGCAAGAAGTCTTTATTATCACGAACTTGAATCAAACAGAATTGGAGGGCGCGATCGCGCAAGCCATAAAGTAG
- a CDS encoding cupin domain-containing protein, with translation MSTQNATKIQIERQPDSNRLNELGVKSWSIWEKEVSEFPWTYDTSETCYFLEGDVIVTPDGGESVSMGKGDLVTFPAGMSCTWNILKPVRKHYQFD, from the coding sequence ATGTCAACTCAAAACGCAACGAAGATTCAAATCGAACGCCAACCCGATTCCAATCGCCTCAACGAACTTGGCGTTAAAAGTTGGTCGATTTGGGAAAAAGAAGTATCCGAATTTCCCTGGACTTACGATACCTCAGAAACCTGTTATTTTCTCGAAGGCGATGTTATCGTTACTCCCGACGGTGGCGAGTCGGTTTCTATGGGAAAAGGAGATTTAGTCACTTTTCCGGCGGGAATGTCTTGCACCTGGAACATTCTCAAACCCGTGAGAAAACACTATCAATTTGATTGA